The Chitinophagaceae bacterium nucleotide sequence ATAAAGACAGTATGGGAAATGAAACCGTTATTAAGCAGGGCGATATACAGGTGATGAGTGCAGGAACCGGCATTGCCCACAGCGAAATGAATGCCAACAAAGACAAAGAGGTGAAGTTCCTGCAGATCTGGGTATTTCCGAACAAAAAAATGTACAACCCCGATACGGACAGATTACACTTGATGTAAGCAAAATGAACAACAATTTACTGCAGGTTGTAAGTCCAAATGAAAATGATGAAGGTGTATGGATTCACCAGGATGCATGGTTCAGCCTGGGAAACCTCGACAAAGATTTTTCAACTGAATACAAATTGAAAAACAGCAGCAACGGTGTTTATGCATTTGTTCTGGAAGGATCAGTTACGATCAATGGGGAAGTATTGAACAGAAGAGATGGATTGGAAATTACAGAAACAGAGGCGTTGCAAATTACTTCAACTGCAGATGCTAAACTTCTGCTGATGGAAGTTCCGATGGTTCTTTAAAAATAGTTTAAACATTAATTTTAATAAAAGCAAAATCTAAACACAATGGCAACGTACAAAATTGATGCGGCACACAGTGACATTATTTTCAAAGTAAAACACCTGATGATTACGAATGTAACAGGACAGTTTAAAGCGTTTGATGCAACACTTACATCTAATAAGGATGACTTCAGTGATGCAGTTGTAACTTTTACTGCAGATATCAACAGTGTTGATACACGCAACGAACAGAGAGATGGTCACCTGAAGAGCGATGATTTCTTTAATGCAGAGAAATATCCCGAGCTTAAATTTGTATCAACTTCATTTACTAAGAATGGCGAAGGCTACAAACTCAAAGGCGATCTTACGATTCGTGATGTAACAAAAACAATTGAGCTGAAGGCAGATTACAATGGTGCGATGGTTGATCCATGGGGACAGGCAAAAGTGGGTTTTGAAGCAGAAGGAACCATTAAAAGAAAAGAATTTGGCTTAGGCTGGGATGCAGTAACCGAAGCAGGTGGTATTGTAGTAAGTGATGATGTAAAGCTGCAATTGAATATCCAGTTCATCAAGCAATAAAAAAATAATTATGAAACAAATCAAGTCAATCAGGAAAGCGGCTCCCTCTCATATGGTAGGAGATGGCTTTAAAGTAAAAACATTTATTTCGTCGCAAATGTGGCAGGATCTGAGCCCTTTTCTGATGCTTGATTATATTGAGCCTGTCAACTATTTGCCAACTGATCATCCACGTGGTGTGGATGTGCATCCGCATAAAGGATTTGAAACGGTGAGCATTTTATGGGAAGGTGCATTAGCACATGAAGACAGCAGCGGTGGTAAAGGCAATCTGTATGCAGGCGATGTACAATGGATGACGGCAGGTGCAGGTATTTTACACAAAGAATTTCATGAAAAAGAGTTCAGCAAGAAAGGTGGTGTATTGCATGGCGCACAGTTATGGGTAAATCTCCCTGCTAAAAACAAGTCCACTCCTCCTGCTTACCAGGATATCCGTTCGGCAAATATTCCTGAAGTGTTAATAAAAAATAATAAAGGAAAAATTAGAATTATAGCAGGTGAACTGGATGGAGTAAAAAGCCCGGCTAATACATTTACACGGATTAATATTTTTGATGCGCATGTTAATGCCGATGCATCTTTTAATCTGAAAGTAACAGAGGGTGACAATACAGCCATGCTGGTGCTGAAAGGAACTGTGATGATCAAAGATGATAAAACAGCAAGAGAAGGCGAAATGCTGGTGTTTGAAAACGAAGGAGACAATATTCATATTCAAACAAATAATGAAGTACATCTGTTATTACTCAGTGGTGAGCCCATTACAGAACCCGTTGCAGCATATGGACCCTTTGTAATGAATACGCAACAGGAAATTATGGAAGCAATCAATGATTTCAATGCAGGGAAATTTGGACACTTGAATTAATTATTATGATTTCATCATCTATCGGCCAGGAGCAATACAGAGTAACCCATAGTAATGGAAGACATGAGTTTTTTGCTGATGAACCAGCAGAGAAAGGAGGAAAAGATACAGCACCAACCCCTGATGAATTACTGGAAGCGGCTTTAGCCAGTTGCACATTGGTAACATTAAGAATGTACACTGATCATAAAAAGTGGGATATAGGGATAATTAATATTTCCGTTTCTTTACAGCGGGAAGCAGGAAAATCAATCATTACAAGAGTGTTGGAATTCGAAAAACAAATTACTGAAGAACAAAAGCAACGGTTGATACAGGTAGCAAAAGCATGTCCTGTTTCAAAAACAATATCAGGTGATGCTGAACTGATTGTTGAAATAAACCAGTAATGAGCGCAAAAAAATTAAAATGAATATTGAAATTATATCAGGCAGTCCGAGAGAAAACAGCGTTACACACAGGGTGGCATTATTTCTGAGAAAAATTTTAACAGAGAAAACAAAACATCGTGTAGATATTATTGATGTAAAAGATTGGGATTTGCCATTCTTACAAAATGTATTTGTATCCGTTGATGCAACACCTGATCAGTTTAAACCATTGAGCAAACGGATGTTTGAAGCAAATGCTTTTATCCTGGTTACCCCTGAGTTTAACGGAAGTTATACTTCAGCAATGAAAAATGTGCTGGATCATTATCCCAAGCAAAGTCGTAAAGCATTTGGAATTGTAACGGCCAGTCCCGGCATGATGGGTGGAATGAGGGCAACACAACAAATGCAGCTGCTGATCAATGCGTTATTCGGCATTGCCAGTCCTCACATGCTGGTGGTAGGTGGTGTGGATAAGAAATTTGATGCTGGGGGCAACCTGGTTGACGAAACTTATCAGAAAACAATTGATCTATTTGTACGGGAGTTTTTATGGCTTGCCGAGAGCCTGCATCCCGAAACAGTGTCCAATTAATGCAGTTCATCTGGCAGAGGAATCTTACCTTTGCGCCTTCTTACACGAATCATGAGCGATGAAATAAAACACGAATGCGGCTTAGCCTTTATTCGTTTACGTAAGCCTTTCTCTCATTACCAGAAACAATATGGCTCCGTGCTGTATGGCCTTAATAAGCTGTACCTGCTCATGGAAAAACAGCACAACCGTGGACAGGATGGTGCCGGTATTGCAGCCGTAAAATTAAATGTGGAACCTGGTTATCCTTTTCTGCACCGTTTACGCAGCAGTGCCAATCAGCCCATTGCAGACTTGTTCTTTAAAGTTGGACAGGAAGTTGCGGAGCTTGAAAAATATCAACCCGATATCAAGCAACATCCCGGGCTCATGAAAGGTCATTTGCCTTTTTTGGGTGAATTAATGCTGGGTCATTTACGTTACGGAACACAGGGCAAAAACAACGTTGAATTTTGCCATCCCTTTATCAAACGAAATACAAATTCTTCAAGAAACCTGGCCCTTGCCGGGAACTTCAACCTTGTAAATACAGATGAACTTTTTGGACTGGTGAATATTGATCCGGGCGAATTTCAAAAGCAGAGCGATTTGGCTGCCATGATGGAAGTGGTTCATCATTTCCTTGTAAAAGAAGACGAACTCAATCCTAACAGCCCCTCCTTATGTAAAGTATTAAAAAAAGCAGCGCCATTGTTTGATGGTGGTTTTACAGTTGGCGGCATGACGGGTAATTGAGCAGGATTCGTAATTCGTGATGCCCATGGTATTCGCCCAGCATATTATTATATGGATGATGAAGTGATTGTTGCTGCCAGCGAAAGAGCTGCTATCAGAACAACCTTCAATGTAGGCGAAAATGAAGTACTTGAACTGATGCCTGGACAAGCCTTGATTGTAGAAGCAGATGGTCATTGTCATATAGAACAGATACTGGAACCTAAAGAAAGAAGAGCCTGCTCATTTGAACGGATCTATTTCAGCCGTGGCAGTGATGAAAAAATTTACAGGGAACGTATTACACTCGGTCATAAACTGAGCAAACGAATTCTTGAACATATTAATTACGATTTAAAAAACACCATCTTCTCTTATATTCCTAATACCGCTGAGGTTGCCTTTTATGGTTTGGTGAAAGGGATGGAAGAATATCTCAATCAGATCAAAGTGCAGCGTATTATGAGCTGGGGCAATGATTTCAACGAGGAGAAACTGAGTGAAATGGTGAACCGTAAAATTCGTCAGGAAAAAATTGCAATTAAGGATGTGAAGCTGCGGACCTTTATTACAGAAGACAGCAGCAGGAATGAAATGGTGCAGCACGTGTACGATATTACCTATGGCACTGTTCGGAAAGGGGAAGATACATTGGTGGTAATTGATGACAGCATTGTACGTGGTACCACTCTCAAGGAAAGTATTGTACGTATGCTTGGCCGGTTGAATCCAAAAAAGATCATTGTTGTTTCCAGCGCTCCGCAAATAAGATACCCTGATTGTTATGGAATTGATATGAGCAAGCTGGGCGATTTTGTTGCTTTCCGTGCAGTAATTGAACTGCTGAAAGAGCGGAATATGGAAGGTATTATTGAAGAAGCGCATACAACCATTAAAGAACTTCAGCGTAATAATCAGCTGCATACCGAAAATGTAGTGCGCCGTTTGTACAAGCCATTTACAACAGAGGAAATCAGCGATAAGATTGCCCAGTTGATTACCCCATCTGGTTTTTCAACACCGGTACAGGTTATTTATCAGAACATTGAAGATCTGCATGCAAGTTGCCCGACAAACACCGGCGACTGGTATTTTACGGGCAATTATCCGACACCGGGGGTAATAGGGTTTGTAACAAAGCCCTCCTCAATTATCTGGATGGAAAAAATGTAAGAGGATATTAAAATAAAGTGTAATACGCAACTGTTTGGCCGAATATTTGCTACGTATTAATACCCGTCTTTAAAATCAATTTTTTAAACACCTCGAAAATGCTTTAAAAAAGCCACTGCGTAAGCAGGTGGCTTTTTTTTATTGGCCGAAAGCTTTATTTTACAGCAATCATGAAGACATTATTTCTTGTAAGACATGCAAAGAGCAGTTGGGAAGAGCCGGGGCGAAAAGATTTTGACCGTCCTTTAAACGAAAGGGGGTTAAAAGATGCACCCATGATGGCGAAGCGTCTGCTTGCCAGAAAGGTAAAAGTGGATGCTTTCATCAGCAGCACAGCCAAACGGGCAAGAAAAACATGTGAGTTGTTTATGAAAGAATTTGGTGCAGATCCGGATAAAATGATTCTTCAACCCAAGCTATACCTGGCTGAGCCTGATGCTTTTATTGATGTAATTCGGGAAATTGATGGGGCCATTGATCATACAATTATCTTTTCTCATAACAATGGCATTACCGACTTTGCGAATCAACTTACAGCTGCAAGAATTGATGATATGCCCACCTGTTCGGTATTTGCAATAAAGATTAAAGCAAAAAGCTCGGCCGATTTTGAAAAGGCTGAAAAGGAACTCTGGTTTTTTGATTATCCCAAACTTTCAGATACTAAATAGAATGAAGATTAGAATTTTGTGAACTGAAGCTCCTGCGACGGGTTCAGTTTATCATCTTTAAAAATAACCCTGCCATAAGTTTTAAGGCTGATATCCCATTCCTTGCTGATGTAAATGAGTTCAATTTCAGAAGAGTTGATAGAAAGTATAAATTTTTGACGGGTGCTGTCTTCCTTCCATGATCCACTGTAATTATTAACCCCGTCGGTAACGGTTACAACCTTATCAGGCTGAAAGGTAAACTGCCAGCCTGTAAAAGCGGCTGTGTTGTTAACTCCATAATCTTTCATCAGAT carries:
- a CDS encoding YceI family protein, encoding MATYKIDAAHSDIIFKVKHLMITNVTGQFKAFDATLTSNKDDFSDAVVTFTADINSVDTRNEQRDGHLKSDDFFNAEKYPELKFVSTSFTKNGEGYKLKGDLTIRDVTKTIELKADYNGAMVDPWGQAKVGFEAEGTIKRKEFGLGWDAVTEAGGIVVSDDVKLQLNIQFIKQ
- a CDS encoding pirin family protein; the protein is MKQIKSIRKAAPSHMVGDGFKVKTFISSQMWQDLSPFLMLDYIEPVNYLPTDHPRGVDVHPHKGFETVSILWEGALAHEDSSGGKGNLYAGDVQWMTAGAGILHKEFHEKEFSKKGGVLHGAQLWVNLPAKNKSTPPAYQDIRSANIPEVLIKNNKGKIRIIAGELDGVKSPANTFTRINIFDAHVNADASFNLKVTEGDNTAMLVLKGTVMIKDDKTAREGEMLVFENEGDNIHIQTNNEVHLLLLSGEPITEPVAAYGPFVMNTQQEIMEAINDFNAGKFGHLN
- a CDS encoding OsmC family protein; this translates as MISSSIGQEQYRVTHSNGRHEFFADEPAEKGGKDTAPTPDELLEAALASCTLVTLRMYTDHKKWDIGIINISVSLQREAGKSIITRVLEFEKQITEEQKQRLIQVAKACPVSKTISGDAELIVEINQ
- a CDS encoding NAD(P)H-dependent oxidoreductase yields the protein MNIEIISGSPRENSVTHRVALFLRKILTEKTKHRVDIIDVKDWDLPFLQNVFVSVDATPDQFKPLSKRMFEANAFILVTPEFNGSYTSAMKNVLDHYPKQSRKAFGIVTASPGMMGGMRATQQMQLLINALFGIASPHMLVVGGVDKKFDAGGNLVDETYQKTIDLFVREFLWLAESLHPETVSN
- a CDS encoding histidine phosphatase family protein, producing the protein MKTLFLVRHAKSSWEEPGRKDFDRPLNERGLKDAPMMAKRLLARKVKVDAFISSTAKRARKTCELFMKEFGADPDKMILQPKLYLAEPDAFIDVIREIDGAIDHTIIFSHNNGITDFANQLTAARIDDMPTCSVFAIKIKAKSSADFEKAEKELWFFDYPKLSDTK